A part of Paenibacillus sp. IHBB 10380 genomic DNA contains:
- a CDS encoding tyrosine-type recombinase/integrase: MRSARNTEIDITIKVVIAKMDDDNPDILKKIAGLKTNLTPHSLRHTHVSLLAEAGVNLQDIMDRLGHKDDDTAKNVYLHVTKPKKKEASHKFRELMKNL, translated from the coding sequence ATAGATATCACGATAAAGGTTGTTATTGCTAAAATGGACGATGATAATCCGGATATCCTGAAAAAGATTGCAGGACTAAAAACAAACCTTACACCACACTCTCTGAGACATACACATGTTTCTCTTCTAGCTGAGGCTGGAGTAAATCTTCAAGACATCATGGATCGGCTCGGACACAAGGATGACGACACAGCTAAAAACGTTTATTTACATGTTACTAAACCGAAAAAGAAAGAGGCTTCTCACAAGTTCCGCGAACTCATGAAAAACCTCTAA